A genomic region of Antennarius striatus isolate MH-2024 chromosome 4, ASM4005453v1, whole genome shotgun sequence contains the following coding sequences:
- the LOC137593543 gene encoding ubiquitin carboxyl-terminal hydrolase 42-like encodes MSLAVFAVTNKDDIDLPLMALFPLERLSMKWTHVHSVGAGLQNIANTCYMNSTLQCLTYTPPLTNFLMTREHSSECNSPKDKFCMMCTLEKHIVKAFSNSGKAIYPIDVLWKLPYIGGHFGFLHQEDAHEFLQATINALQDSCLNGMELDSATETKTFIHQVFGGLFRSRVTCLNCNRVSDTFEPFTDIPVDVERTDNISNALVDFVAPEQLDGESAYCCSKCQQMVTATKECNIYRSSNILTIMLKRFSAILGQKIGKYVEYPEYLDMEPYMSDNNIGPQHYSLYAVLIHSGDNVYAGHYYCYTKASDGRWYFMDDCLVTESDIKTVLRQHAYILFYAKSSEEETTKGGGQMRLNTVISDQASTEPNVMPQDNATIHHCTYAVNLSLSPQMTEESHSDTVPLSGVTSVQDCEESKTSDMECSRCTAYSQESRKMCHPQHGYTWDSQNEHDHQSQVHPPLQDRSKLDESLQELSHQDHSEWHRSKKMRSHRKIVHRFQPYKHSHRHKSQQDLSNWTESNHKRSEWDKSYKMRLHLNLVHQNWPNKHWSNRDDSRDNLSHKSFPHQNRSNQDESYQTQSQQNRVYRPYQHWSRQENSAQDEAHQDLKHHKRSDSDRPKKMQMHQNPVHSFQQDHRSHSGKSYQARSNQDEVHRQNLSHQYKSYQTQSHQNRVDRPYLHQSPRAVSHQENSAQDKAHQNLTTHNRSDRDRSNRMGLHRNPVHRFQSYQRSHSGKSDQACSDLDEIHRDPSYHKL; translated from the exons ATGAGCCTTGCTGTCTTTGCAGTGACAAACAAAGATGATATCGACCTGCCTTTGATGGCCTTATTCCCATTAGAGAGGCTCTCAATGAAGTGGACCCATGTTCATTCAGTTGGTGCAGGTTTACAAAACATCGCCAACACTTGTTACATGAACTCCACCCTGCAGTGTCTCACGTACACCCCACCATTAACAAACTTCTTGATGACAAGGGAGCACTCCAGTGAATGTAACA GTCCTAAAGATAAATTCTGTATGATGTGCACATTGGAAAAGCACATTGTTAAGGCATTTTCTAATTCTGGGAAGGCCATTTATCCCATAGATGTGCTCTGGAAACTACCAT ATATTGGTGGTCATTTTGGGTTTTTACACCAGGAAGATGCTCATGAGTTTTTGCAGGCCACAATAAATGCCTTGCAGGATTCCTGTTTGAATGGAATGGA acTAGATAGTGCCACCGAAACAAAAACCTTCATCCATCAGGTGTTTGGAGGACTCTTTAGGTCCAGAG TCACATGTTTGAACTGCAACAGAGTTTCAGACACATTTGAGCCTTTTACAGACATTCCTGTGGATGTTGAA AGAACAGACAATATCAGCAATGCTTTGGTAGACTTTGTGGCCCCAGAACAACTTGATGGCGAAAGTGCTTACTGTTGCAGCAA GTGTCAGCAGATGGTAACAGCAACCAAGGAATGTAACATCTACAGGAGTTCCAACATCCTTACGATCATGCTAAAACGCTTTTCAGCCATTCTTGGACAAAAAATTGGAAAG TATGTGGAATATCCTGAGTATCTGGATATGGAGCCTTACATGTCGGACAACAACATCGGGCCCCAACACTACTCTTTGTACGCAGTGCTGATCCACTCTGGGGATAATGTGTATGCTGGACATTACTACTGCTATACTAAG GCAAGTGATGGGCGGTGGTACTTCATGGATGACTGCTTGGTGACAGAAAGTGACATCAAGACTGTCCTCAGGCAACATGCCTATATTCTGTTCTATGCCAA GTCCAGTGAAGAGGAGACGACAAAGGGTGGTGGTCAGATGAGACTGAATACTGTCATCTCTGACCAGGCATCCACAGAACCAAACGTGATGCCACAAGACAATGCCACTATTCATCACTGCACATACGCAGTAAACCTTTCGTTGTCACCACAAATGACTGAG GAGTCACACAGTGATACAGTGCCTTTGTCTGGTGTGACCAGTGTACAAGATTGTGAAGAAAGCAAAACTAG tgatATGGAATGCAGCCGATGCACTGCTTACAGTCAAGAGTCTAGAAAAATGTGTCATCCTCAACATGGCTATACGTGGGACAGCCAGAATGAACACGATCACCAGTCACAGGTGCATCCACCATTGCAAGATCGCTCAAAATTGGATGAGTCACTCCAAGAGCTATCACACCAGGATCATTCCGAATGGCATCGCTCAAAAAAGATGCGATCACACAGGAAAATTGTTCACAGGTTCCAGCCGTATAAACATTCACACAGGCACAAGTCACAGCAGGATCTTTCAAACTGGACTGAATCAAACCACAAACGTTCAGAATGGGATAAGTCATATAAGATGAGGTTACACCTGAACCTTGTTCACCAGAATTGGCCAAACAAGCATTGGTCCAATCGGGATGACTCGCGGGACAATCTATCACACAAGAGTTTTCCCCACCAGAATCGGTCAAACCAGGATGAGTCATACCAGACGCAGTCACAGCAGAATCGGGTTTACAGGCCATATCAACATTGGTCACGCCAGGAAAATTCAGCCCAGGATGAGGCCCACCAAGATCTGAAACACCACAAACGTTCAGACAGTGATCGGCCAAAAAAGATGCAGATGCACCAGAATCCTGTTCACAGTTTTCAACAAGACCACCGTTCACACAGTGGAAAGTCATACCAGGCTCGTTCAAACCAGGATGAAGTACACCGGCAGAATCTGTCACACCAGTATAAGTCATACCAGACACAGTCACACCAGAATCGTGTTGACAGGCCATACCTACATCAGTCACCCAGGGCAGTGTCACACCAGGAAAATTCAGCCCAGGATAAGGCCCACCAAAATCTGACAACACACAACCGTTCAGACCGGGATCGCTCAAACAGGATGGGGTTGCACCGGAATCCTGTTCACAGGTTTCAATCATACCAACGTTCACACAGTGGGAAGTCAGACCAGGCTTGTTCAGACTTGGATGAGATACACCGGGATCCGTCATACCACAAACTTTAA
- the rassf7a gene encoding ras association domain-containing protein 7, with product MELKVWVDGVVRVVCGLSEETSCQDVVIALAQAIGQTGRYVLIQRLRDTERQLLATEKPLESLAKLGQQGGEVQFFLRRTGPSSSDGPNSKQDRPVPYPLPKHPEPVLSKRSQPKKALTFNLGPSTSPRTKQLKRSPRDSPEQRASPSPSSSPVPLHVPSPSPSPPIGPSKEEIFRKVLQQQERLRAFQSQLEVLDREAQTWEHLYPSPCPSPVSDGHLQEEMDALDQAVRSNQAELAQEQYWEQMFQAEVEKERGMRRKLGELHTSLDDCGRRLHEFSIRSAQLEQEIQRESQAKGKYKRPEESLDAVKAELKNQENHGTDLEEQLSESDKALGKAESLLQAKQEELEELNKELRQCNLQQFIQQTGVLPVQTQSRTDLQDQLEQLEMAQFLQDGYSNGGQNVTPVESPPRPTAKQFLGHPRNLQNPLVSSLNPEVLASRDSSWR from the exons ATGGAGCTCAAAGTGTGGGTGGATGGAGTGGTGCGAGTTGTTTGTGGCCTGTCCGAGGAAACATCATGCCAGGACGTGGTCATTGCCCTGGCCCAAGCCATTG GTCAAACGGGCCGTTATGTTCTGATCCAGCGTTTGAGGGACACAGAGAGGCAGCTGTTGGCCACAGAGAAGCCTCTGGAGTCCTTGGCTAAGTTAGGCCAACAGGGTGGTGAAGTTCAGTTCTTCCTTCGTCGAACTGGCCCAAGTAGCAGTGATGGACCCAACTCAAAACAAGACAGACCAGTTCCCTATCCACTACCCAAGCATCCTGAGCCAGTGCTTTCAAAACGTAGCCAACCTAAGAAAGCGCTCACCTTTAACCTTGGCCCGTCCACCTCTCCTAGAACTAAACAATTAAAGAGGTCTCCTCGTGATTCTCCAGAGCAAAGAGCCTCTCCATCCCCTTCTTCCAGCCCTGTTCCCCTACATGTGCCATCCCCCTCTCCTTCACCACCTATAGGCCCATCCAAAGAAGAGATCTTTAGGAAGGTTCTTCAACAACAAGAGAGACTGAGGGCTTTTCAGTCCCAGCTGGAAGTGCTAGACAGAGAAGCACAAACCTGGGAGCATCTCTATCCATCTCCATGTCCTTCACCGGTCTCAGATGGTCACTTGCAAGAAGAGATGGATGCTTTAGACCAAGCCGTGCGGAGTAACCAGGCTGAGCTTGCTCAAGAGCAATACTGGGAACAGATGTTTCAAGCTGAGGTAGAGAAGGAGCGTGGAATGAGAAGGAAGCTAGGGGAGCTCCACACCAGCCTAGATGACTGTGGTCGGCGGCTCCACGAGTTTTCTATTCGTTCTGCTCAACTGGAGCAAGAGATCCAGAGGGAAAGTCAGGCAAAGGGGAAATATAAAAGACCTGAGGAGTCCCTTGATGCTGTGAAAGCAGAACTCAAAAACCAGGAGAATCATGGGACAGACCTGGAAGAGCAACTATCTGAGTCTGACAAGGCTCTAGGGAAGGCAGAGTCCTTGCTGCAG gccaaacaggaggagctggaagagctgAATAAAGAACTGAGGCAGTGTAACCTGCAGCAGTTTATTCAGCAGACAGGTGTCCTGCCAGTGCAAACACAGTCACGTACAGATCTTCAGGATCAACTGGAGCAGTTAGAAATGGCACAATTCCTGCAAGATGGATACAGTAATGGCG GCCAAAATGTCACTCCAGTGGAGTCACCGCCTCGCCCCACTGCTAAGCAGTTCCTGGGACATCCACGCAACCTGCAAAACCCTCTAGTGTCCAGTCTCAATCCTgagg TCCTGGCATCCAGAGATTCATCATGGAGATAA